In a single window of the Streptomyces sp. CGMCC 4.7035 genome:
- a CDS encoding TIGR02234 family membrane protein, translating into MEYVTAVPHPRSEAAAPARSARRSLAVALLSGALGAAVALLASRQGWSAGTVAVAGGDYRLAAKGSEVTGVPAALAIVGLAALVAVFAVRRAGRLFVAGLLALSGAGTVAAALLGATDSSALDDKAAQAAGDTSATASALTHTAWPYVAALGGALILLAGLLALRYGRLWPAMSGRYERDGTPRPRKAKPVDPDRPEDIWKALDRGEDPTGA; encoded by the coding sequence GTGGAGTACGTGACTGCCGTACCTCATCCCCGATCCGAGGCCGCCGCGCCCGCCCGGTCAGCCCGCCGCAGCCTCGCCGTCGCCCTGCTGTCGGGGGCGCTCGGCGCGGCCGTGGCGCTGCTCGCCTCCCGCCAGGGCTGGTCGGCGGGGACCGTGGCGGTGGCCGGCGGCGACTACCGGCTGGCCGCCAAGGGCAGCGAGGTCACGGGCGTGCCCGCGGCCCTCGCCATAGTGGGCCTCGCCGCGCTCGTCGCCGTCTTCGCGGTCCGCAGGGCCGGGCGCCTCTTCGTCGCCGGGCTGCTCGCGCTCTCCGGCGCTGGCACCGTCGCCGCGGCGCTCCTCGGCGCCACCGACAGCTCCGCGCTCGACGACAAGGCGGCGCAGGCGGCCGGCGACACCTCCGCGACCGCCTCCGCGCTCACGCACACCGCCTGGCCGTACGTCGCGGCCCTCGGCGGCGCCCTCATCCTCCTCGCCGGACTGCTCGCCCTGCGCTACGGCCGGCTGTGGCCCGCGATGTCCGGCCGCTACGAGCGCGACGGCACCCCCCGGCCGCGCAAGGCCAAGCCCGTGGACCCGGACCGCCCCGAGGACATCTGGAAGGCCCTGGACCGGGGCGAGGACCCCACAGGGGCCTGA
- a CDS encoding anthranilate synthase component I, with protein sequence MDLETFRKLATDRRVIPVTRKLLADGDTPVALYRKLAAERPGTFLLESAENGRTAYQWSRYSFVGVRSAATLTEKDGRTHWLGVPPVGVPVDGDPLAALRATIEALHTPHQDGLPPFTGGMVGYLGYDIVRRLEKIGPGERDDLRLPELTMLLTSDLAVMDHWEGSVLLIANAINHNDLDTGVDEAYADAVARLDAMEADLSRPVAQPPAHLPPSELPEYTALWGGPDFQEAVEDIKERIRAGEAFQVVPSQRFETPCTASALDVYRVLRATNPSPYMYLFRFDGFDVVGSSPEALVKVEDGRAMVHPIAGTRPRGATPQEDQALADELLADPKERAEHLMLVDLGRNDLGRVCEPGSVEVVDFMSIERYSHVMHIVSTVTGRVAAGRTAFDVLTACFPAGTLSGAPKPRAMQIIDELEPSRRGLYGGCVGYLDFAGDSDTAIAIRTALLRDGTAYVQAGAGIVADSDPVAEDNECRNKAAAVLRAVHTANRLSR encoded by the coding sequence ATGGACCTCGAGACGTTCCGCAAGCTCGCCACCGACCGCCGCGTCATCCCGGTCACGCGCAAGCTCCTCGCCGACGGCGACACCCCGGTCGCGCTCTACCGCAAGCTCGCAGCGGAGCGCCCCGGCACCTTCCTGCTGGAGTCCGCGGAGAACGGCCGTACGGCGTATCAATGGTCTCGCTACTCCTTCGTCGGTGTGCGCAGCGCCGCCACCCTCACCGAGAAGGACGGCCGGACCCACTGGCTCGGCGTCCCGCCCGTCGGCGTCCCGGTCGACGGCGATCCGCTGGCCGCCCTCCGCGCCACCATCGAGGCCCTGCACACGCCCCACCAGGACGGTCTGCCGCCCTTCACCGGCGGCATGGTCGGCTATCTGGGCTACGACATCGTGCGCCGCCTGGAGAAGATCGGCCCCGGCGAGCGGGACGACCTCAGGCTGCCCGAGCTGACCATGCTCCTCACCAGCGACCTCGCGGTCATGGACCACTGGGAGGGCTCGGTCCTGCTGATCGCCAACGCGATCAACCACAACGACCTCGACACGGGAGTCGACGAGGCCTACGCGGACGCCGTGGCCCGCCTCGACGCCATGGAGGCGGACCTCTCGCGCCCGGTCGCCCAGCCCCCGGCGCACCTTCCGCCGTCCGAACTCCCCGAGTACACCGCGCTGTGGGGCGGCCCCGACTTCCAGGAGGCCGTCGAGGACATCAAGGAGCGCATCCGCGCGGGCGAGGCCTTCCAGGTCGTACCGTCGCAGCGCTTCGAAACGCCGTGCACGGCAAGCGCGTTGGACGTGTACCGGGTGCTGCGGGCCACCAACCCGTCCCCCTACATGTACCTGTTCCGCTTCGACGGCTTCGACGTCGTCGGGTCCAGCCCGGAAGCGCTGGTGAAGGTCGAGGACGGCCGGGCGATGGTCCACCCCATCGCGGGCACCCGGCCCCGCGGCGCCACGCCGCAGGAGGACCAGGCCCTCGCCGACGAACTGCTCGCCGACCCCAAGGAGCGCGCCGAGCACCTCATGCTCGTCGACCTGGGTCGCAACGACCTGGGACGGGTCTGCGAGCCCGGCTCGGTCGAGGTCGTGGACTTCATGTCCATCGAGCGGTACTCGCACGTGATGCACATCGTCTCGACGGTGACCGGACGGGTCGCGGCGGGCCGCACCGCCTTCGACGTCCTGACCGCCTGCTTCCCGGCCGGCACCCTCTCCGGCGCGCCGAAGCCCCGTGCCATGCAGATCATCGACGAACTCGAGCCCTCCCGGCGCGGGTTGTACGGCGGCTGCGTCGGGTACCTCGACTTCGCGGGTGACTCCGACACCGCCATCGCCATCCGTACGGCGCTGCTGCGCGACGGCACCGCGTACGTGCAGGCGGGCGCGGGCATCGTGGCCGACTCCGACCCGGTCGCCGAGGACAACGAGTGCCGCAACAAGGCGGCCGCGGTGCTGCGGGCGGTGCACACGGCGAACCGGCTGAGTCGGTGA
- the hisI gene encoding phosphoribosyl-AMP cyclohydrolase — MTSTPPPSRPSGLDPELAARLKRSADGLLPAIAQQYDTGEVLMLGWMDDEALHRTLTTGRCTYWSRSRQEYWVKGDTSGHFQWVKSVALDCDADTLLVKVDQVGAACHTGDRTCFDADVLLKDADSGPPSADQ, encoded by the coding sequence ATGACCAGCACGCCTCCGCCCAGTAGGCCCAGCGGCCTGGACCCCGAGCTCGCGGCGCGCCTCAAGCGCAGCGCCGACGGGCTGCTCCCCGCGATCGCCCAGCAGTACGACACCGGTGAGGTGCTCATGCTCGGCTGGATGGACGACGAGGCGCTGCATCGCACCCTGACGACCGGCCGGTGCACCTACTGGTCGCGCAGCCGCCAGGAGTACTGGGTCAAGGGCGACACCTCCGGGCACTTCCAGTGGGTGAAGTCCGTCGCCCTCGACTGCGACGCCGACACCCTGCTGGTCAAGGTCGACCAGGTGGGCGCCGCCTGCCACACCGGCGACCGTACGTGCTTCGACGCCGATGTCCTGCTCAAGGACGCCGATTCCGGCCCGCCCTCCGCGGATCAGTAA
- a CDS encoding TIGR03085 family metal-binding protein — MSTHAKRERLLLADLLEATGPDAPTLCEGWTTRDLAAHVVVRERRPDAAGGILVKQLAPRLERVMAEFTEKPYEELIQLIRTGPPRFSPFQLKQIDEMSNTVEFYVHTEDVRRARPDWTPRELDPVFQDALWSRLERTARLTGRSAPTGLVLRRPDGQTAVAHRGTPVVTVTGEPSELLMFAMGRQRVADVELEGDKDAVAKMQDAKQLGI; from the coding sequence ATGTCGACCCATGCGAAGCGTGAACGACTTCTCCTCGCCGACCTGTTGGAGGCCACGGGCCCGGACGCCCCCACGTTGTGCGAGGGCTGGACCACCCGTGACCTGGCCGCGCACGTGGTGGTGCGCGAGCGCCGCCCGGACGCGGCCGGGGGCATCCTCGTCAAGCAGCTCGCGCCACGCCTGGAGCGGGTGATGGCCGAGTTCACCGAGAAGCCGTACGAGGAGCTGATCCAGCTCATCCGTACGGGCCCGCCGCGTTTCTCGCCCTTCCAGCTGAAGCAGATCGACGAGATGTCGAACACCGTCGAGTTCTACGTCCACACCGAGGACGTGCGCCGGGCCCGGCCCGACTGGACGCCGCGCGAGCTGGACCCGGTCTTCCAGGACGCGCTGTGGTCGCGGCTGGAGCGGACGGCCCGGCTGACCGGCCGCAGCGCGCCGACGGGCCTGGTGCTGCGCCGCCCGGACGGGCAGACGGCGGTCGCGCACCGGGGCACGCCGGTCGTGACGGTGACCGGCGAGCCCTCGGAGCTGCTGATGTTCGCGATGGGGCGGCAGCGGGTGGCGGACGTGGAGCTGGAGGGCGACAAGGACGCGGTCGCGAAGATGCAGGACGCGAAGCAGCTGGGGATCTGA
- the hisF gene encoding imidazole glycerol phosphate synthase subunit HisF has translation MTLAVRVIPCLDVDNGRVVKGVNFQNLRDAGDPVEMAKVYDAEGADELTFLDITASSGNRETTYDVVRRTAEQVFIPLTVGGGVRTAEDVDKLLRAGADKVGVNTAAIARPDLIREIAERFGRQVLVLSVDARRTESGSFEVTTHGGRRGTGIDAVEWAHRAAELGAGEILLNSMDADGTKDGYDLEMIAAVRKHVTVPVIASGGAGRLADFPPAIAAGADAVLAASVFHFGDLRIGEVKETLRGAGLPVR, from the coding sequence ATGACCCTGGCGGTCCGAGTCATCCCCTGCCTGGACGTGGACAACGGCCGGGTCGTCAAGGGCGTCAACTTCCAGAACCTGCGCGACGCGGGTGACCCCGTCGAGATGGCCAAGGTGTACGACGCCGAGGGCGCCGACGAGCTGACGTTCCTGGACATCACCGCGTCCTCGGGCAACCGCGAGACGACGTACGACGTGGTGCGCCGCACCGCCGAGCAGGTGTTCATCCCGCTGACGGTCGGCGGTGGCGTCCGTACGGCCGAGGACGTGGACAAGTTGCTGCGGGCGGGCGCCGACAAGGTGGGCGTCAACACGGCCGCGATCGCCCGCCCGGACCTGATCCGGGAGATCGCGGAGCGCTTCGGCCGCCAGGTGCTGGTCCTGTCGGTGGACGCGCGGCGGACCGAGTCCGGTTCGTTCGAGGTGACCACCCACGGCGGCCGTCGCGGCACCGGCATCGACGCCGTCGAGTGGGCGCACCGGGCCGCCGAGCTGGGCGCGGGCGAGATCCTGCTCAACTCGATGGACGCGGACGGCACGAAGGACGGCTACGACCTGGAGATGATCGCGGCCGTCCGCAAGCACGTGACGGTCCCGGTGATCGCCTCGGGCGGCGCGGGCAGGCTGGCCGACTTCCCGCCGGCCATCGCCGCGGGCGCGGACGCGGTGCTGGCGGCGTCCGTGTTCCACTTCGGCGACCTGCGGATCGGCGAGGTGAAGGAGACGCTGCGGGGGGCGGGGCTTCCCGTTCGCTAG
- a CDS encoding RidA family protein, whose protein sequence is MSDAVRRVQSGSPWEESFGFARAVAAGDRVLVAGTSAFKGSVLYGEGDPYEQAKVAFTSAVDAIGEFGLGIESVIRTRMYLTHARDVDAVGRAHKEVFDSVRPVATLLVVEGFVDPRILVEVELEAFRG, encoded by the coding sequence ATGAGCGATGCCGTGCGGCGCGTGCAGAGCGGGAGTCCCTGGGAAGAGTCTTTCGGTTTCGCACGCGCCGTCGCGGCCGGCGACCGTGTGCTGGTGGCCGGTACGTCGGCCTTCAAGGGCAGCGTGCTGTACGGGGAGGGCGACCCGTACGAGCAGGCGAAGGTGGCGTTCACCAGCGCCGTCGATGCGATCGGTGAGTTCGGGCTCGGGATCGAGTCCGTGATCCGTACGCGGATGTACCTGACCCATGCGCGGGACGTGGACGCCGTGGGCCGGGCCCACAAGGAGGTCTTCGACTCCGTGCGCCCGGTGGCGACCCTGCTGGTCGTGGAGGGCTTCGTCGACCCGCGCATCCTGGTCGAAGTGGAACTGGAAGCCTTCCGAGGCTAG
- the priA gene encoding bifunctional 1-(5-phosphoribosyl)-5-((5-phosphoribosylamino)methylideneamino)imidazole-4-carboxamide isomerase/phosphoribosylanthranilate isomerase PriA — MAKLELLPAVDVRDGQAVRLVHGESGTETSYGSPLEAALAWQRAGAEWLHLVDLDAAFGTGDNRALIAEVTKAMDIKVELSGGIRDDDTLAAALATGCTRVNLGTAALETPEWVAKVIAEHGDKIAVGLDVRGTTLRGRGWTRDGGDLYETLERLDKEGCARYVVTDIAKDGTLQGPNLELLKNVCAATDRPVVASGGVSSLDDLRAIAGLVPLGVEGAIVGKALYAKAFTLEEALEAVSS, encoded by the coding sequence ATGGCCAAGCTCGAACTCCTCCCCGCCGTCGACGTCCGCGACGGTCAGGCGGTCCGCCTCGTGCACGGCGAGTCCGGCACGGAGACCTCCTACGGCTCCCCGCTGGAGGCCGCCCTGGCCTGGCAGCGGGCGGGCGCCGAGTGGCTGCACCTGGTCGACCTGGACGCGGCGTTCGGCACCGGCGACAACCGCGCGCTGATCGCCGAGGTGACCAAGGCCATGGACATCAAGGTGGAGCTGTCCGGCGGCATCCGGGACGACGACACCCTGGCCGCCGCCCTGGCCACCGGCTGCACGCGCGTGAACCTGGGCACCGCCGCCCTGGAGACCCCGGAGTGGGTCGCCAAGGTCATCGCCGAGCACGGAGACAAGATCGCGGTGGGCCTCGACGTCCGGGGCACCACGCTCCGCGGCCGCGGCTGGACCCGCGACGGCGGCGACCTCTACGAGACGCTGGAGCGCCTCGACAAGGAAGGCTGCGCGCGGTACGTCGTCACCGACATCGCGAAGGACGGCACCCTCCAGGGCCCGAACCTGGAGCTGCTGAAGAACGTGTGCGCGGCGACGGACCGTCCGGTCGTGGCCTCCGGCGGCGTGTCGTCGCTCGACGACCTCCGTGCCATCGCCGGCCTGGTACCTCTCGGTGTGGAGGGCGCCATCGTCGGGAAGGCGCTGTACGCGAAGGCGTTCACCCTGGAAGAGGCTTTGGAGGCTGTGTCGTCATGA
- the hisH gene encoding imidazole glycerol phosphate synthase subunit HisH, with translation MSGPRKVVVFDYGFGNVRSAERALARTGADVEITRDYDKAMNADGLLVPGVGAFAACMHGLKEARGDWIIERRLAGGRPVMGICVGMQILFARGIEHGVETEGLDEWPGSVEPLQADIVPHMGWNTVEAPADSELFAGLDADARFYFVHSYAVHDWAMETLNSRMHAPKVTWSTHGKPFVAAVENGALWATQFHPEKSGDAGAQLLTNWIGTL, from the coding sequence TTGAGCGGTCCCAGGAAGGTCGTGGTCTTCGACTACGGCTTCGGCAACGTCCGCTCCGCCGAGCGCGCCCTCGCGCGCACGGGAGCCGACGTCGAGATCACCCGCGACTACGACAAGGCCATGAACGCGGACGGTCTGCTGGTGCCGGGTGTCGGCGCCTTCGCCGCCTGCATGCACGGCCTGAAGGAAGCGCGCGGTGACTGGATCATCGAGCGTCGCCTGGCCGGCGGCCGTCCCGTGATGGGTATCTGCGTCGGCATGCAGATCCTGTTCGCGCGCGGCATCGAGCACGGCGTGGAGACCGAGGGCCTCGACGAGTGGCCCGGCTCGGTCGAGCCGCTCCAGGCCGACATCGTGCCCCACATGGGCTGGAATACCGTCGAGGCGCCGGCCGACTCGGAGCTGTTCGCCGGTCTGGACGCGGACGCGCGCTTCTACTTCGTGCACTCCTACGCCGTCCACGACTGGGCCATGGAGACGCTCAACTCAAGGATGCACGCCCCGAAGGTGACCTGGTCGACGCACGGCAAGCCCTTCGTGGCGGCCGTCGAGAACGGCGCCCTGTGGGCCACGCAGTTCCACCCCGAGAAGTCCGGCGACGCCGGAGCGCAGCTGCTCACCAACTGGATCGGAACCCTGTAG
- the hisB gene encoding imidazoleglycerol-phosphate dehydratase HisB: protein MSRVGRVERTTKETSVVVEIDLDGTGRTDIATGVGFYDHMLDQLGRHGLFDLTVKTEGDLHIDSHHTIEDTALALGAAFKQALGDKVGIYRFGNCTVPLDESLAQVTVDLSGRPYLVHTEPENMAPMIGEYDTTMTRHILESFVAQAQIALHVHVPYGRNAHHIVECQFKALARALRYASERDPRAAGILPSTKGAL from the coding sequence ATGAGCCGCGTAGGACGCGTGGAGCGCACCACCAAGGAGACGTCGGTCGTCGTCGAGATAGACCTCGACGGCACCGGCAGGACCGACATCGCGACGGGCGTCGGCTTCTACGACCACATGCTCGACCAGCTCGGCCGGCACGGTCTGTTCGACCTGACGGTGAAGACCGAGGGCGATCTCCACATCGACTCCCACCACACCATCGAGGACACCGCCCTCGCGCTCGGCGCCGCCTTCAAGCAGGCGCTCGGCGACAAGGTGGGCATCTACCGCTTCGGCAACTGCACGGTCCCGCTGGACGAGTCGCTCGCCCAGGTGACGGTCGACCTGTCGGGCCGCCCGTACCTCGTGCACACCGAGCCCGAGAACATGGCGCCGATGATCGGCGAGTACGACACCACGATGACCCGGCACATCCTGGAGTCCTTCGTCGCCCAGGCGCAGATCGCGCTGCACGTGCACGTGCCGTACGGGCGCAACGCGCACCACATCGTCGAGTGCCAGTTCAAGGCGCTGGCGCGGGCACTGCGCTACGCGAGCGAGCGCGACCCGCGCGCGGCCGGCATCCTTCCCTCCACGAAGGGCGCGCTGTAG
- a CDS encoding histidinol-phosphate transaminase, protein MSFGIDDLPVRDELRGKTPYGAPQLDVPVRLNTNENPYPLPEPLVERIAERVREAARDLNRYPDRDAVELRTKLAEYLTKTGKYQVGVENVWAANGSNEVIQQLLQTFGGPGRTAIGFEPSYSMHALISRGTGTGWISGPRNDDFTIDLAAAEKAIAENRPDVVFITTPNNPTGNAVPSETVLALYEAAQAAKPSMVVVDEAYIEFSHGDSLLPLIEGRPNLVVSRTMSKAFGAAGLRLGYLAAHPAVVDAVQLVRLPYHLSAITQATALAALEHTDTLLKYVEQLKAERDRLVSELRAIGYEVTESDANFVQFGRFPDAHEAWRKILDRGVLVRDNGVPGRLRVSAGTPEENDAFLDAVRELLSFVGDTPTPPKEQSA, encoded by the coding sequence GTGAGCTTCGGAATCGACGATCTCCCCGTCCGGGACGAACTGCGCGGCAAGACCCCCTACGGCGCTCCCCAACTGGACGTCCCCGTACGGCTGAACACCAACGAGAACCCGTACCCGCTGCCCGAGCCGCTGGTCGAACGGATCGCCGAGCGGGTGCGTGAGGCCGCCCGCGACCTCAACCGCTACCCCGACCGGGACGCGGTGGAACTGCGCACCAAGCTCGCCGAGTACCTGACGAAGACCGGCAAGTACCAGGTCGGCGTCGAGAACGTCTGGGCGGCCAACGGCTCCAACGAGGTCATCCAGCAGCTGCTGCAGACCTTCGGCGGACCGGGGCGTACCGCGATCGGCTTCGAGCCGTCGTACTCGATGCACGCGCTCATCTCGCGCGGCACGGGCACCGGCTGGATCTCCGGCCCGCGCAACGACGATTTCACCATCGATCTCGCCGCCGCCGAGAAGGCGATCGCCGAGAACCGACCCGACGTCGTCTTCATCACCACTCCCAACAACCCCACCGGCAACGCGGTTCCGTCCGAGACGGTCCTCGCCCTGTACGAGGCCGCGCAGGCGGCGAAGCCGTCGATGGTCGTCGTGGACGAGGCGTACATCGAGTTCAGCCACGGCGACTCGCTGCTGCCGCTCATCGAAGGTCGGCCGAATCTCGTCGTCTCGCGGACGATGTCGAAGGCGTTCGGGGCCGCAGGCCTGCGCCTCGGCTATCTCGCCGCGCACCCGGCGGTTGTGGACGCCGTCCAGCTCGTACGGCTGCCGTACCACCTGTCGGCGATCACGCAGGCGACGGCCCTGGCCGCCCTGGAGCACACCGACACCCTGCTGAAGTACGTCGAGCAGCTCAAGGCGGAGCGGGACCGGCTGGTGTCGGAACTGCGCGCGATCGGCTACGAGGTCACCGAGTCCGACGCGAACTTCGTGCAGTTCGGGCGCTTCCCGGACGCTCACGAGGCCTGGCGGAAGATCCTCGACCGGGGCGTCCTGGTCCGGGACAACGGCGTACCGGGCCGGCTGCGGGTCAGCGCCGGAACCCCGGAGGAGAACGACGCGTTCCTCGACGCGGTCCGTGAACTACTGAGTTTTGTGGGGGACACCCCCACACCCCCGAAGGAGCAGAGCGCATGA
- the hisD gene encoding histidinol dehydrogenase: MISRIDLRGDALPEGPALRDLLPRADFDVQAALEKVRPICEAVHHRGDAALIDFAEKFDGVRLESVRVPARALSDALEQLDPAVRAALEESIRRARLVHREQRRTTHTTQVVSGGSVTEKWVPVERVGLYAPGGRSVYPSSVVMNVVPAQEAGVASIALASPAQADFGGLPHPTILAACALLGVDEVYAAGGATAVAMFAHGTESCAPANMVTGPGNIWVAAAKRYYTGKIGIDTEAGPTEIAVLADETADPVHVASDLISQAEHDPLAAAVLVTDSVELADAVEKELEPQVGATKHIEDRIRPALAGKQSAIVLVDGIDEGLRVVDAYGAEHLEIQTADAAAVADRVRNAGAIFVGPWAPVSLGDYAAGSNHVLPTGGCACHSSGLSVQSFLRGIHIVDYTKDALAEVAHHVVTLAEAEDLPAHGAAIKARFGWKVPESK, translated from the coding sequence GTGATCTCTCGAATCGATCTGCGCGGCGACGCCCTCCCCGAGGGGCCCGCCCTGCGTGACCTGCTGCCCCGAGCCGACTTCGACGTTCAGGCCGCCCTCGAGAAGGTGCGTCCGATCTGCGAAGCCGTGCATCATCGGGGCGACGCGGCGCTGATCGACTTCGCCGAGAAGTTCGACGGAGTGCGGCTGGAATCCGTACGGGTCCCCGCCCGGGCGCTCAGCGACGCGCTGGAGCAGCTCGACCCCGCCGTGCGCGCGGCCCTGGAGGAGTCCATCCGCCGCGCCCGCCTCGTCCACCGCGAACAGCGTCGCACCACGCACACCACCCAGGTCGTGTCCGGCGGCTCGGTCACCGAGAAGTGGGTGCCGGTCGAGCGCGTGGGCCTGTATGCCCCGGGCGGACGGTCCGTCTACCCGTCGTCCGTCGTCATGAACGTCGTGCCCGCGCAGGAGGCCGGCGTCGCGTCGATCGCCCTCGCCTCCCCGGCCCAGGCCGACTTCGGGGGACTGCCGCACCCGACGATCCTCGCCGCCTGCGCCCTGCTCGGCGTCGACGAGGTGTACGCGGCGGGCGGCGCGACCGCGGTCGCGATGTTCGCCCACGGCACCGAGTCCTGCGCGCCCGCCAATATGGTCACCGGCCCCGGCAACATCTGGGTCGCCGCGGCCAAGCGCTACTACACCGGCAAGATCGGCATCGACACCGAGGCCGGTCCCACCGAGATCGCGGTCCTCGCGGACGAGACCGCCGACCCGGTGCACGTCGCCTCGGACCTGATCAGCCAGGCCGAGCACGACCCGCTGGCGGCCGCCGTGCTCGTCACCGACTCCGTCGAGCTCGCGGACGCGGTGGAGAAGGAACTGGAGCCGCAGGTCGGGGCCACCAAACACATCGAGGACCGGATCCGCCCGGCACTCGCGGGCAAGCAGTCCGCGATCGTGCTGGTCGACGGCATCGACGAGGGCCTCCGGGTGGTCGACGCGTACGGCGCGGAGCACCTGGAGATCCAGACGGCCGACGCCGCCGCGGTCGCCGACCGGGTACGCAACGCCGGTGCGATCTTCGTCGGCCCCTGGGCGCCGGTGTCGCTGGGCGACTACGCCGCCGGCTCCAACCACGTACTGCCGACCGGGGGCTGCGCCTGCCACTCCTCGGGTCTGTCCGTCCAGTCCTTCCTGCGCGGCATCCACATCGTCGACTACACGAAGGACGCACTGGCCGAGGTCGCCCACCACGTGGTGACGCTGGCGGAGGCGGAGGACCTGCCGGCACACGGCGCGGCGATCAAGGCAAGGTTCGGTTGGAAGGTGCCAGAGAGCAAGTGA